The sequence TGACACCAAACAGCGTCTGATTCTTGCCATGGTCGATGCGCTTCAGCGCAAGGGCCTGCACGGGGTTGGTCTGAACGAATTGCTTGAGCGTGCAGAGGCGCCCAAGGGTAGCCTTTATCACCACTTTCCCGGCGGCAAGACCGAGCTGGCGGTGGCGGCCATTGAGCATATCAGCCGCAAGATCGACGTTTTCTTTGTGCAGTTGTTCAACGAGCAGCCCGACCCGTTGCAAGCCATGGAGCGCTGGCTGGAGAGCATGCTTGAACAACTGGAACACAGCCGCTTCGAGCGCGGCTGCCCGCTGGCGACCATTGCCCTGGAAAGCACCCCGGACGATGTCGAGATTCGCGCCGCCCTGGCCCAGACCTTTGCCAGCCTGCGCACAGCCCTGGCCAAGCAGCTGCACGGTTTGGGCTTTGCTGCAGAGCAGGCCGACAGTTTCGCCAGCCTGTATATCGCCCTGTACGAGGGCGGCCTGCTGCAGGCCCGTGTCGCCGGCAGCGGCGAACCGCTGAAACAGGCCGGTCAGGCCCTGTTTCGGCTCATCCATCATTACCCGCGAGATACCAGTCATGACCACAGAACTGCCGCAGATCAGGCGTGAAGACTTCCGCCTGCTGGCTACCGACGGCTACCCGCTGGCCGCCAGCATCTACCATGCCGAGCAACCCAAGGCCCACCTGCTGGTTGGCGCGGCGACCGGCGCTCCGCGCGGTTTCTATCGACGCTTTGCCGAATACGCCGCGCAGCAGGGCTTCTCTACTCTGACCCTGGACTATCGCGGCATAGGCGAATCCAAGCCCGACAACCTGCGCGGCTTCGACATGCACTATCTGGACTGGGCGACCAAGGATCTGGCCGCCGCGCTGGACTACCTGCACCGGCCCGAACTGCCGCTGTTCATGGTCGGCCACTCGTTCGGTGGCCATGCCTTTGGCCTGCTGCCCGGCCATGAACGGGTCAGCGGCCTCTACACCTTCGGCACCGGTGCCGGCTGGCACGGCTGGATGCCAGGCGTCGAACGTTATCGGGTGGCGTTCATGTGGAAAGTCGTAGCCCCGCTGATCGTCGCCAGCAAGGGCTATCTGGCCTGGGCCCGGCTGGGCATGGGTGAAGACCTGCCCAAGGGCGTCTACACCTGGTGGAAACGCTGGTGCAGCTTCCCACGCTACTTCTTCGAAGATCCCAGCATGGCCGGCATTGATGAGCAGTTCGCCCAGGTACGCACGCCGATCATTGCCGCCAACAGCCTGGACGACCTCTGGGCCCAACCGGCCTCGCGTGAGGCCTTCATGGCCGGCTACCGCAACGCCCCCTACCAGGCCCGCGATATCGACTCACAGGCCGAAGGTCTGGGTGCGATTGGCCACATGGGCTACTTCCGCGGCAACGCCCAGCCACTCTGGGACGAAGCATTGAACTGGTTCCAACAACTACAGGGTCAGGCCCAAACGGCCTAACAGGAGACACAATGAATCCGAAAAACATGACCGGCCTGGAAATCATGCAGGCCTTCGCCCAGGGGCTGTTTCCCCGCCCCGGCATATCCAGCACCATGCCGATGGACATGCAGCATGTGGAAGCCAACCGCGTAGTTTTTGCCGTCACCGCTGATGAGCGCCACACCAACCCGCTCGGCGGCGTCCACGGCGGCTTTGCCGCTACCGTGCTGGACTCGGTCACCGGCTGCGCCATCCATACCGCGCTGGCTACGGGTGAAAGCTATGGCACCATCGAACTGAACGTGAAGATGTGCAAACCCATCCCCTTCAACAAGACCCTGACCGCCGAAGGCAAGGTCATCAACATCACCTCACGCCTGGCCATCTCTGAAGGCAGCATCCGTGATGAAAACGGCACCCTCTACGCACATGCCACTGCCACCTGCATGATCTTGCGCTGAGACAAAAGATACCCAGAACGCCTCAAGAGGCGCGCCGCGACGTGGCAATCCAGCCTTTTACCAGGCAACTGGATTGCCACAGGCCAAGACCTTCGCAATGACCGCAAGCCAGTATCACCTCGGCGTTGGCACCACCTGCGAAAACACGCCCGCCCGCACCGCACTCGACCCTGCCACCATCCTCGGTCATCATGGGCAACGGCAGACTTGTTGCTGAACTCTCTCGCTAGCGGGACCCGACCATGACCCCGGAACGCCTCAATACCGAACTCGACCAACCCGCAATCATGCACAGCCAAGACCTGCCCTGGCTGGCCAGCCCGCTGGCGGGTGTCGAGCGTCGGCCCTTGTACCGCCTGGGCGGTGAACAGGCGCGCGCCACCAGTCTGGTGCGTTATGCACCCGGCAGCCATTTCAGTGCGCACCTGCATGACGCCGGGGAAGAGTTTCTGGTGCTCGAAGGCGTTTTTGAGGACCAACACGGCCAGTACCCGGCAGGCACCTATGTGCGCAACCCGCCTGGCAGCAGCCACACCCCCGGTTCAAGCACCGGCTGCATGATCTTCGTCCGGCTACGGCAGTTTCACCCGCAGGACCGCGAGCAGTTGGTGCTGCCACTGCGCACCGACGCAACCCAGCCCCTGTTCGAGAACATCCACGAACGGGTCTGGGTAGAAAAGCTCATGCCCGGCGCAACGTTCAAGCAGGACAATGCACGCGGTCTGGAGTTACTGGTGCTGGACGGCGCGGTCAACGGCAGCGACTTCGCCCTCAAGCCGCTGAGCTGGATGCGCCTGCCCGCGGGCACGCCCCTGGAAGTGGTGGCCGGTGCTCAAGGTGCGCGCCTGTGGATTAAGGACGCCACGCTTGAGCTGGGGCTGCCCTGACCCCAAGCACATAACGCCAACCCTGTGTCGCGCCCGAACGTAGCACACCAGACTGCACGCCCACCTGGGAAGCGTTGCGCGCCTGCGCAATGCTGAAACTCTCAGCCCATACAGCTCAGCAAACACCCCACAAACCGCCCCACCCCTCAACCAAACCGCGGCGCACGTTTGCCCTTGAACGCGGCGATGCCCTCGGCTGCCTCTGCCCCGCCCAGCGCCTGCGCCATCAACTGCTTCTCACGCTCCAGCTGACGCTCGAACAACTCACGCCCCGGCCCGTCCAGCAGTTCCAGAATCGCCGCCTGCGACTCACGCGGCCCGGCGGCCAACTCCTGCGCCAGCTCCAGCGCCACATCCAATGCCGCACCCTGCTCCACCACCCGGTTAACCACACCCGCCGCCGCAAAGCGCTCCACCGGCAAACGACCGCCAAACAGGGCAATCTCTGCCGCCAACTGATGCGGCAAGGTCAGGGCCAGAAAGGCCGAGCCACCACCATCGGGTACCAGCCCGGCCTTCACATAGGCCATGGAAATGTAACTGCCCTGCGCCGCCACAATCAGGTCGGCGGCAAACGCCAGTGACGCCCCGGCCCCGGCCGCGCCACCTTCGATCGCGGCAATCACCGGTTTGGGGAAGAATTTCAGCTTGCGCACCAGGCTATGCAGCCGCTCAATCAGCGCGGCGCGCTCCTGCGTCGGCAGCGCCGCACGGGTCGCCAGTGAGTCCAGATCACCACCGGAACAGAAGAAATTACCGGCCCCGGTCAGCACCACATTGGCAATCGCCGGATCAGCCAGCGCCGCGTCCAGATACGCCTCCATCTGCACATACATCGCGGTTTCCAGCGCATTGCGCTTGTCCAGGCGATTGAGGGTGAGCACGCAGGTCGGGCCATGGTTGTGGGCCAGCACGCTGGCGTTGGCAGCAGGTTGGGTCATTATCGATTCCTCAGCTATCTGTCTGCGCAGTGTGTGCGCCGCTGGCCCAGGTGTCCATGCATCGTGCCGCGACAGAAAGCCCGTGAATGACCGGTCAAAAGCATTCCTTGGTAGTCATACCCGGCGATCAGGCATACTGCCGCACTCACTCCCCACCGAGACCGTCATGAAACGCTTCGTCCTGCTCGATACCACGCCCATCCCCAACAACGGCGGCGCCCTGTCCCTGTTTGAGTACGGCGAAGACTTCGTCATCAAGCTCGAAGGCGGCAAGGGCGGGCAACTGATGAATACGCGCATGCACGGCTCCGAAGACGCTCTGGCTGAAATCCCCTGCAAGCAAGTCGCCGCCAGACCCGCCGCCCGGGTGCTGATCGGCGGGCTGGGCATGGGTTTCACCCTGGCCTCCGCACTCAAACACCTGGGCCCGGATGCCGAGGCGCAGGTCGCCGAACTGGTGCCCGGCGTCATCGAATGGAACCGTGGGCCACTGGGCGCCAAAGCCGGCAACCCGTTGAACGATCCGCGCACCACAGTGCTCAATGCCGACGTGGCCCAGGTACTGCAAGCCGAGCCCAAGGGCTATGACGCCATCATGCTGGATGTCGACAACGGCCCCGAAGGCCTGACCCATAGCGCCAACACCTGGCTCTACTCGCTCGACGGCCTGCGCACCTGTGCCCGCGCCTTACGCCCCAAGGGCCTGCTGGCCGTGTGGTCCGCCAGCGCCGACCGGCAATTCTCCCAGCGCCTGAACCAGGCCGGCTTCAAGGCCGAGGAAGTGCAGGTCTACGCCCACGGCAACCGCGGCCCCCGTCACACTATCTGGATCTGCCAACTGAAATCCGCCGCTGGCAAAGCCTGAGCGCTAGACTGAATACAGAACCCATCACGCGAGAGCGACCATGAGCAAGCACAGCAGCGCCGACAGCCGCGAACAGGGCTACCGGGAAAAAGCCCTGAAAATGTACCCCTGGGTATGCGGCCGCTGCGCGCGTGAATTCAGCGGCAAACGCGTCAGCGAACTCACCGTGCACCACCGCGACCACAATCACGACAACAACCCCGAAGACGGTTCCAACTGGGAGCTGCTTTGCCTGTACTGCCACGACAACGAACACGCCCGCTATACCGACCAGCAGTACTTCAGCGAATCCTCGACAGCTACCCCCAAAACCCAGAAAGCCACGCACAAAGGGTTGGCGGGGTTGGGAGCGTTACTGGGTAAGACGGAAGACAAAGAGGCCTGAAAAGCCCCTTCCCGGTCATTGCGACGGTCGTCGGCTAGGTGGCTGTCCTGCGGTCACTGCGACAGTCGTCAGGCAGGTTGCCGCCCCTGCCGTCATTGCGAAGACCGTCAGGTCTGAAGCAATCCATGCGGCTAGACCTTACCGGAACCAGAATCGCCGCTACCCGGCTGCAGCGTCAGAATGTGATCGGTAAACACCCAGTCCACCCCACGACTCACCTCGCGGTTGAGCACAAACCTATTCTCGACCAACCCGGTGCCGATCTGCCGGCCCTGTTCACGCAACTGACGCAAACACCCCGCCCCCATCAATACGAACGAGCCCGCCAGCGCGCCGTGCCCCAGCGCCAGATTTTGCCTGAGAATCTCAGCCGTATTGGCCTCGGCCACATCGACAAAAGCCGAACGCGGGATATCCCTGAAGCCTTCAAGATGGTCAGGCACCAGGCTGAGCAGATGGTAGTCCTGACCAGGAGTCAATGAAGCCAGCCACGGCGTGATGCGCTGCGGCAGGCTGGCACGGTCGCGCCAGGACTCCTTGATTTCCAACATCAGGTGCATGCGCCCGGCGCTTAACTGCAACACTTCATCCAGATGCGGAATCTGCGGCACCGCCGCACGCAGATCACGAAAGCGGGTCTGGGCAATGATGATGTCCGGCCGGTTGAACAGACGGCCGCAATCCGCATCATGATGCACCACCGGCTCGCCATCGCGGGTCAGGTGGATATCCATTTCTGCCCCCCAGACACCCATGTGCAAACACAGCTCGAAGGCTTCCAGGGTGTTCTCCAGCACCAGACCGCGAGGCCCATCACCGTGCGCACCACGGTGGGCTACCAGCCCTACATCCGCACAATTGACCGGCACTCTGCTCTGCGGCGCCCAAGCCCACAGGCGATTTGCCAGGGTGTTGAGTCTGTCAGCGATGGTGGTCATAGACTTTATATGAGTTATTGCCTGTGCTCAGGATATGCCTTTGGAGGGGGAAGTGCTATGTGTGGTTGGTTACCGTGATGGTGTTGGCAAGCTGGCTTTATACTCAGAAATTGCAATACTTGGAAAGATATTAATAAATCCTCTCTTTCTCATCTTTCCACCCTGTAAGAATACCTCTAGCGTGTTAGCTAGAGCAGCGACTGAGTGGAAACTGGCTCAATTGTCCATTTTATTTCAGACAATGCCGATCCTCTCGAGCACATCAAATAGTTCCGTGCTATACAACAGGCACTGCGACCTAAATAACAGCATTGATAGCCTTTTTTTGCGCGGTCTGTAAGAATTTTCAAGACGTCCCCCGAGGTAATACATCCGAATTTAACGGACAACAGAGGGTTAAGCATGTTTAATCTGTCGGCATTTCGCAGGGCCAGTGACACACTGCAGGCCATAGAGGCCACCCAAGGAGTGATCGAGTTCGATCTTCGCGGCAATATCGTTCGCGCCAACGACCTTTTCCTGCAGTTGATGGAATACCGACTGGACGAGGTGCGTGGCAAACACCATCAGCTGTTTGTCGAGCCGGAACTAGCTGCCAGTAGCGACTACCGGCATTTCTGGGAAGCCCTGCGAGCGGGCAAAGCGCAAAGCGGTGAATTCCAGCGGGTCAGTAAAAGCGGTCGTCGTGTCTGGATTCAGGCCACCTACACACCGATACGTCGCGCCGGCCGGGTGGTGCGCATCATCAAGTTCGCAAGCGATATCACGGCCCAAGTTAACCAACGGGCCGACATGGAATCGCAGATGGCCGCCATCGATCGCGCCCAAGCAGTAATTGAGTTTACCCCGGACGGCATTATCCGTTATGCCAACCGCAACTTCCTGCAATTAATGGGCTACCGGCTGGAGGAGATTCGCGACCAACACCACCGCATGTTCGTGAGTGACCAAGAAGCACGCTCGCAAGCCTATGCCGACTTCTGGGCGCAGTTACGCCACGGTCACTTCCAAACCGCGGAGTACCCACGTCTGGCCAAAGATGGTAGTACCGTGTGGATACACGCTACCTACAACCCAATCCTCGATGCTGACGGTAAGGTAGTCAAGGTCATCAAGTTTGCCAGTGATATTACCGCTGAAATTATACGCAAGCAGGAGTTCGAACTGCTGTCACTGGTTGCCAACGAAACCAGCAACTCGATCATCATAAGCGACCCGCAGGGAAGGGTGCAGTACGTCAATTCAGGTTTTACAACACTGACAGGCTTCACACTTGAGGAACTCAGGGGGAAAAAACCCGGCGACTTCCTGCAGGGGCCGGGTACCGACATGCAGACAGTCACCGAGATTCGTCAGCACCTGCAAAATCACTCCCCCTTCTACAGCGAAATTCTCAACTACAATAAACAACGCGACCCCTACTGGGTCTCACTGGCGATCAATCCAGTATTCAACGAACAGCGCCAACTAACCCATTTCATCTCGATCCAGGCCAATATTACCAGCAGCAAGCAACACGCTATCGAGGCCGAAAAACGCTTCTCTGCCATCGGCGTCAGCAATGGAGTGGCCGAATGGAGCAGCGACGGGCGTCTCATTAAAGCTAACAGCTACATGCTCCAGCACCTTGCCCATAGCAACGAAGCGGAACTGCTGGCATGCAACCACAACCTGCGCAACTTGATCAGCAGTGAGGCTTTCCGCAGCCTGCTCGCAGGCCAGCAGTTCGTCGGCGAATTTGCTGTACCCGATGTCAACGGCAAGCCAATTCAATTCAAGGGTACGCTCTGCCCAATCACCGACGCCGAAGGACAGGTGCGTCAGATCGTCAGCTACGGCACAGACGAGCACGCTCAGCACGAGGCAGCCAAGGTCACCGAGCATGAAATGGGGCTTGTACAAGAATCCAGTCGCAAAGTGGCGGACATCGTTGGCAGTATCAACAGCATCACCGAAAAAACCAACTTGCTGGCCCTGAATGCGGCGATCGAGGCCGCCCGCGCCGGTGAGCAGGGTCGCGGCTTCGCCGTGGTGGCCGACGAGGTGCGCAAGCTGGCTCAACAGTCATCCGCCTCGGCGGCAGAAATCGGTGTGCTGATCAAAGAATCGAGCGAGCGCATCGAACGGCTCGGCGCAGCTCTGTATAATCTACGCAACAAATGAGGAACAACAGATCAGGCACAGACCAGTGCGCCACCGCCGGCATCCTTGACCTGATACAAGGCATCGTCTGCCAGACGCAACAGCGTCTGGCAGTCAGGACAATCCGCCGCTTTACCCGGCACCCGGGTTACCAGACCGACGCTAGCACCAACCTTCGCGCCATCCGGCGACGCTAGGGCCAGAGCAGCCACGCCGTCAATCACACCCCGGGCCACCCGCAGAGCACCCTCAGCATCGGTATCGCGTAACACCAGCACAAACTCATCGCCCCCGTAACGGACTGCTAAATCCGTGTCACGCCGAGCACAGCGCTGCAGCACCGCCGCCACACGCACCAATGCACGATCACCATCTAGATGCCCGTAACTATCATTGAAGGGTTTGAAATTGTCCAAATCGATCATCAGCAGACTCAACGGACTCACCGCACGCTGACCACGACGCCAACTTCTGGCCAGAAAACCCTCAAACCGACGTCTATTAGCGAGCCCAGTCAATGGATCATGTTGTGCCGAGTGTTCGACTGCCTGCTCGACTAGCTTACGCTGGGTAATATCTTGATGGCTTACGGCAAAACAGCGAATACCCGGATACTGCACTGGCAGCACTCGCAAAATAAACCAACGCTGCTCACCGGGACTATGACAGGGGTACTCATGACGAAAGTGCTTAAGCCGGCCAGAGAGCACCGCCTCCAGGCCTGCAACAACCTGAACAGCATCATCATCGCCGCAGCTGGTCGCAGCCTTGCAGACACTCAGATAATTTTTCCCAACCCAATCGAAATCGTAGGTCAACCCGTTACACTGGGCAAAATTTATCCAGCTACGATTAACGAAAAAAATCTGCCCCTCAACATTAATAAGCGCAAGCTGATCTTCCAAAGAATCGAGTACGGCACGATAAAATTTCTTGTCCAAGTGCG is a genomic window of Halopseudomonas phragmitis containing:
- a CDS encoding TetR/AcrR family transcriptional regulator → MKTHDTKQRLILAMVDALQRKGLHGVGLNELLERAEAPKGSLYHHFPGGKTELAVAAIEHISRKIDVFFVQLFNEQPDPLQAMERWLESMLEQLEHSRFERGCPLATIALESTPDDVEIRAALAQTFASLRTALAKQLHGLGFAAEQADSFASLYIALYEGGLLQARVAGSGEPLKQAGQALFRLIHHYPRDTSHDHRTAADQA
- a CDS encoding alpha/beta hydrolase family protein, which translates into the protein MTTELPQIRREDFRLLATDGYPLAASIYHAEQPKAHLLVGAATGAPRGFYRRFAEYAAQQGFSTLTLDYRGIGESKPDNLRGFDMHYLDWATKDLAAALDYLHRPELPLFMVGHSFGGHAFGLLPGHERVSGLYTFGTGAGWHGWMPGVERYRVAFMWKVVAPLIVASKGYLAWARLGMGEDLPKGVYTWWKRWCSFPRYFFEDPSMAGIDEQFAQVRTPIIAANSLDDLWAQPASREAFMAGYRNAPYQARDIDSQAEGLGAIGHMGYFRGNAQPLWDEALNWFQQLQGQAQTA
- a CDS encoding PaaI family thioesterase, with product MNPKNMTGLEIMQAFAQGLFPRPGISSTMPMDMQHVEANRVVFAVTADERHTNPLGGVHGGFAATVLDSVTGCAIHTALATGESYGTIELNVKMCKPIPFNKTLTAEGKVINITSRLAISEGSIRDENGTLYAHATATCMILR
- a CDS encoding cupin domain-containing protein, with amino-acid sequence MTPERLNTELDQPAIMHSQDLPWLASPLAGVERRPLYRLGGEQARATSLVRYAPGSHFSAHLHDAGEEFLVLEGVFEDQHGQYPAGTYVRNPPGSSHTPGSSTGCMIFVRLRQFHPQDREQLVLPLRTDATQPLFENIHERVWVEKLMPGATFKQDNARGLELLVLDGAVNGSDFALKPLSWMRLPAGTPLEVVAGAQGARLWIKDATLELGLP
- a CDS encoding enoyl-CoA hydratase family protein, with protein sequence MTQPAANASVLAHNHGPTCVLTLNRLDKRNALETAMYVQMEAYLDAALADPAIANVVLTGAGNFFCSGGDLDSLATRAALPTQERAALIERLHSLVRKLKFFPKPVIAAIEGGAAGAGASLAFAADLIVAAQGSYISMAYVKAGLVPDGGGSAFLALTLPHQLAAEIALFGGRLPVERFAAAGVVNRVVEQGAALDVALELAQELAAGPRESQAAILELLDGPGRELFERQLEREKQLMAQALGGAEAAEGIAAFKGKRAPRFG
- a CDS encoding spermidine synthase yields the protein MKRFVLLDTTPIPNNGGALSLFEYGEDFVIKLEGGKGGQLMNTRMHGSEDALAEIPCKQVAARPAARVLIGGLGMGFTLASALKHLGPDAEAQVAELVPGVIEWNRGPLGAKAGNPLNDPRTTVLNADVAQVLQAEPKGYDAIMLDVDNGPEGLTHSANTWLYSLDGLRTCARALRPKGLLAVWSASADRQFSQRLNQAGFKAEEVQVYAHGNRGPRHTIWICQLKSAAGKA
- a CDS encoding YajD family HNH nuclease, whose product is MSKHSSADSREQGYREKALKMYPWVCGRCAREFSGKRVSELTVHHRDHNHDNNPEDGSNWELLCLYCHDNEHARYTDQQYFSESSTATPKTQKATHKGLAGLGALLGKTEDKEA
- a CDS encoding glycerophosphodiester phosphodiesterase is translated as MTTIADRLNTLANRLWAWAPQSRVPVNCADVGLVAHRGAHGDGPRGLVLENTLEAFELCLHMGVWGAEMDIHLTRDGEPVVHHDADCGRLFNRPDIIIAQTRFRDLRAAVPQIPHLDEVLQLSAGRMHLMLEIKESWRDRASLPQRITPWLASLTPGQDYHLLSLVPDHLEGFRDIPRSAFVDVAEANTAEILRQNLALGHGALAGSFVLMGAGCLRQLREQGRQIGTGLVENRFVLNREVSRGVDWVFTDHILTLQPGSGDSGSGKV
- a CDS encoding PAS domain-containing methyl-accepting chemotaxis protein → MFNLSAFRRASDTLQAIEATQGVIEFDLRGNIVRANDLFLQLMEYRLDEVRGKHHQLFVEPELAASSDYRHFWEALRAGKAQSGEFQRVSKSGRRVWIQATYTPIRRAGRVVRIIKFASDITAQVNQRADMESQMAAIDRAQAVIEFTPDGIIRYANRNFLQLMGYRLEEIRDQHHRMFVSDQEARSQAYADFWAQLRHGHFQTAEYPRLAKDGSTVWIHATYNPILDADGKVVKVIKFASDITAEIIRKQEFELLSLVANETSNSIIISDPQGRVQYVNSGFTTLTGFTLEELRGKKPGDFLQGPGTDMQTVTEIRQHLQNHSPFYSEILNYNKQRDPYWVSLAINPVFNEQRQLTHFISIQANITSSKQHAIEAEKRFSAIGVSNGVAEWSSDGRLIKANSYMLQHLAHSNEAELLACNHNLRNLISSEAFRSLLAGQQFVGEFAVPDVNGKPIQFKGTLCPITDAEGQVRQIVSYGTDEHAQHEAAKVTEHEMGLVQESSRKVADIVGSINSITEKTNLLALNAAIEAARAGEQGRGFAVVADEVRKLAQQSSASAAEIGVLIKESSERIERLGAALYNLRNK
- a CDS encoding sensor domain-containing diguanylate cyclase yields the protein MVDNVFGDAMDVELFEGVAPEAHLDKKFYRAVLDSLEDQLALINVEGQIFFVNRSWINFAQCNGLTYDFDWVGKNYLSVCKAATSCGDDDAVQVVAGLEAVLSGRLKHFRHEYPCHSPGEQRWFILRVLPVQYPGIRCFAVSHQDITQRKLVEQAVEHSAQHDPLTGLANRRRFEGFLARSWRRGQRAVSPLSLLMIDLDNFKPFNDSYGHLDGDRALVRVAAVLQRCARRDTDLAVRYGGDEFVLVLRDTDAEGALRVARGVIDGVAALALASPDGAKVGASVGLVTRVPGKAADCPDCQTLLRLADDALYQVKDAGGGALVCA